Proteins encoded within one genomic window of Streptomyces sp. NBC_01314:
- a CDS encoding NAD(P)-dependent oxidoreductase, translating into MTQNFAEKTSVTLLGLGAMGTALARAWLAAGHPLTVWNRSPARAAALAAEGARVADSAAEAVAANTLVVVCLLDDASVDEALAGADLAGRDLVNLTTSTPAQARRLAERARERGARYLDGGIMAVPPMIGVPEAGGYVFYSGAREVFERHQEALGVPAGTTYVGEDAGFAALHDVALLSAMYGMFAGAAHAFALIRKEDIDPASLAPLLADWLVAMAPSVHETADRLRSGHYTGGVVSNLAMQVAGTPTFLDTAEQQGVSPELLSPYFELMRRRLAEGGGEEDLTGVIDLLVR; encoded by the coding sequence ATGACACAGAACTTTGCCGAGAAGACCTCCGTCACCTTGCTGGGACTCGGCGCGATGGGCACCGCGCTGGCTCGTGCCTGGCTCGCCGCCGGCCATCCGCTCACCGTCTGGAACCGCAGCCCGGCCCGTGCCGCGGCGCTCGCCGCCGAGGGGGCGAGGGTCGCGGACAGCGCCGCCGAGGCGGTCGCGGCGAACACCCTGGTCGTCGTCTGCCTGTTGGACGACGCCTCTGTCGACGAGGCGCTGGCCGGCGCCGACCTGGCCGGCCGCGACCTGGTGAACCTCACCACCAGCACCCCCGCCCAGGCCCGCCGCCTCGCCGAACGGGCCCGTGAGCGAGGCGCCCGCTACCTGGACGGCGGCATCATGGCCGTCCCGCCGATGATCGGCGTCCCCGAGGCAGGCGGTTACGTCTTCTACAGCGGCGCGCGCGAGGTGTTCGAGCGGCACCAGGAGGCTTTGGGCGTCCCGGCCGGCACCACCTACGTGGGAGAGGACGCGGGCTTCGCGGCCCTGCACGACGTGGCCCTGCTCAGCGCCATGTACGGGATGTTCGCCGGGGCCGCGCACGCCTTCGCCCTGATCCGCAAGGAGGACATCGACCCCGCGTCCCTCGCCCCGTTGCTCGCCGACTGGCTCGTCGCGATGGCCCCGTCCGTCCACGAGACCGCCGACCGGCTGCGCAGCGGTCACTACACCGGGGGAGTCGTCTCCAACCTGGCCATGCAGGTGGCCGGCACGCCGACCTTCCTGGACACCGCCGAGCAGCAGGGCGTCAGCCCGGAACTGCTCAGCCCCTACTTCGAGCTGATGCGCCGCCGCCTGGCCGAGGGCGGCGGCGAGGAGGACCTGACGGGGGTGATCGACCTGCTGGTGCGCTGA
- a CDS encoding winged helix-turn-helix transcriptional regulator, producing the protein MTTLNRPGAPNGHACGIDTAMEVIGGKWKVLILWALHEHPCRRFGELRRLLPGVSEKVLASHLREMEADGVVHRVSYDEVPPRVEYSLTEDGTRLNDALQPLAAWGRERATE; encoded by the coding sequence ATGACGACGCTGAACCGGCCGGGCGCACCGAACGGACACGCCTGCGGGATCGACACCGCGATGGAGGTGATCGGCGGCAAGTGGAAGGTGCTGATTCTCTGGGCGCTGCACGAGCACCCCTGCCGCCGCTTCGGTGAGCTGCGTCGGCTGCTGCCGGGTGTCAGCGAGAAGGTGCTGGCCTCACATCTGCGCGAGATGGAGGCGGACGGCGTCGTGCACCGCGTCTCCTACGACGAGGTGCCGCCCCGCGTCGAGTACTCGCTGACCGAGGACGGGACGCGCCTCAACGACGCGCTCCAGCCGCTGGCCGCCTGGGGACGCGAGCGGGCGACGGAATAG
- a CDS encoding subtype B tannase, with amino-acid sequence MGLGATAGAAAVGGFALSARAAGSGSAKSSGSSGSTASGALAFDKDDYTELTTTITTDDGDVEVTYHFHKAITYVTKPVDETYQSLNVSVPVEIDGKTVDATNAPILFANSVGGYMPSSVAEATGVGGGGMTGMPGGGAPSASASASTGTGSGEVESGGNGQLDQRGQSVSNAQLALAAGYVVVEPGARGRTLVDADGAYYGVAPAAIVDLKAAVRYVRANKGRIPGNTDRIVSSGTSAGGALSALLGASGDSPLYDAYLKEIGAADASDAIFASGDWCPITDLEHADMAYEWNWGANKLGSGSLVDRTVSKELKAAFTDYQASLKLKAKGLGTLTVRNLDEYLVRTFLEPSATRYLAALSDADRTTYLASNTFITWSGGRATFSWADFLTHVGARKKDAPAFDAFDLSSGENNLFGKGTTEARHFTLYSLRHEGSAGARLAGDLPETLKLMNPMPFLAKANPGRARHWWIRVGTKDSDTSLTVVGNLAAKLENLGDDVNASMYWDGGHGANEDAADFIKWIAKVTGHKA; translated from the coding sequence ATGGGGCTCGGCGCGACCGCGGGCGCGGCGGCCGTCGGCGGCTTCGCCCTCAGCGCCCGGGCGGCGGGCAGCGGCTCCGCGAAGTCCTCGGGGTCCTCCGGTTCCACCGCCTCGGGCGCCCTGGCCTTCGACAAGGACGACTACACCGAGCTGACGACGACGATCACGACCGACGACGGTGATGTGGAGGTGACCTACCACTTCCACAAGGCGATCACGTACGTCACGAAGCCGGTCGACGAGACGTACCAGTCGCTGAACGTCAGCGTGCCCGTGGAGATCGACGGGAAGACGGTCGACGCGACGAACGCGCCGATTCTGTTCGCGAATTCGGTGGGCGGCTACATGCCCTCCTCGGTGGCCGAGGCCACGGGGGTCGGCGGCGGGGGCATGACCGGGATGCCCGGTGGGGGCGCCCCCAGCGCGTCCGCCTCCGCGTCCACGGGGACCGGCTCGGGTGAGGTCGAGTCCGGCGGCAACGGCCAGCTCGACCAGCGGGGGCAGTCCGTCAGCAACGCGCAGCTCGCGCTCGCCGCCGGATACGTCGTGGTCGAGCCGGGGGCGCGTGGCCGTACCCTCGTCGACGCGGACGGGGCCTACTACGGTGTCGCACCGGCCGCCATCGTGGACCTCAAGGCGGCCGTACGGTACGTCCGCGCCAACAAGGGCCGCATCCCCGGCAACACCGACCGCATCGTGTCGTCCGGCACCAGTGCGGGAGGTGCGCTGTCCGCGCTCCTCGGCGCGTCCGGCGACAGCCCGCTGTACGACGCGTACCTGAAGGAGATCGGCGCGGCCGACGCCTCCGACGCGATCTTCGCCAGCGGCGACTGGTGCCCGATCACCGATCTGGAGCACGCGGACATGGCCTACGAGTGGAACTGGGGCGCCAACAAGCTCGGTTCGGGCTCGCTCGTCGACCGGACGGTGTCGAAGGAGCTGAAGGCGGCGTTCACCGACTACCAGGCCTCGCTGAAGCTCAAGGCCAAGGGCCTCGGCACACTGACCGTACGGAACCTCGACGAGTACCTGGTCAGGACGTTCCTGGAGCCGTCGGCCACCAGGTACCTGGCCGCACTGTCGGACGCGGACCGGACGACGTATCTGGCGAGCAACACCTTCATCACCTGGTCCGGCGGCAGGGCGACGTTCTCCTGGGCGGACTTCCTCACGCACGTGGGCGCCCGGAAGAAGGACGCCCCCGCCTTCGACGCCTTCGACCTGTCCTCCGGTGAGAACAACCTCTTCGGCAAGGGCACCACCGAGGCCCGCCACTTCACGCTCTACAGCCTCCGCCACGAGGGCAGCGCCGGCGCGCGCCTCGCCGGCGACCTGCCCGAGACGCTGAAGCTGATGAATCCGATGCCGTTCCTCGCGAAGGCCAACCCCGGGCGCGCCAGGCACTGGTGGATCCGGGTCGGCACCAAGGACAGCGACACCTCGCTCACGGTCGTCGGCAACCTCGCCGCGAAGCTGGAGAACCTCGGCGACGACGTCAACGCCTCCATGTACTGGGACGGCGGCCACGGCGCGAACGAGGACGCGGCCGACTTCATCAAGTGGATCGCGAAGGTGACCGGTCACAAGGCCTGA
- a CDS encoding RICIN domain-containing protein, with the protein MTPPPRANSRGIKRLCKNAAIRAVTLATAATAALLFAQPMNATTATPAPETRLDAAPVAVTDRQIPVPEAPMGWASWNAFAAKVDYNVIKQQVDAFVAAGLPEAGYEYINIDEGWWQGTRDSAGNITIDEAEWPGGMKAIADYIHSKGLKAGIYTDAGKDGCGYYFPTGRPAAPGSGSEGHYVQDMTQFSKWGFDFVKVDWCGGDAEGLDPKTTYQAISDAVATATATTGRPLALSLCNWGYSNPWNWAPGMGPMWRTNTDIFYHGQSLTYANMLTNYDRNVHPTAQHTGYVNDPDMLLIGMGLTAGQDRTHMNLWAVSGAPLLAGNDLTTMTTETVNTLKNSEVIAVDQDPRGLQGVKVAEDTTGLQVYGKVLSGSGNRAVVLLNRTSTTQNMTIRWSDLGLTNASATVRDLWSRTNVGTPGTSYTTSVPAGSSMMLTVKGGTEQSASSYTGTSSFSGVVAGNTGLKTVDVSYTNNTSTARVGTLTVNGQTSTKVSFPPTGSSPGNISVAMALTKGSTNTITFSGAPTLEGIVVRPLPGTNGTLITGTASGRCADINDNTITNGTDAQLWACSGGQNQAFTYTSRKELVVYGNKCLDAWDRGTSNGTRVVIWDCHGATNQQWNVNTDGTIVNVNSGLCLDAYNAGTANGTKLVLWACNGQNNQKWSRT; encoded by the coding sequence ATGACCCCCCCTCCGCGTGCCAACTCCCGTGGTATCAAACGGCTTTGTAAAAACGCGGCGATTCGCGCCGTCACCCTGGCGACCGCCGCGACGGCCGCCCTGCTCTTCGCCCAGCCGATGAACGCGACAACCGCGACGCCCGCCCCGGAGACGCGTCTCGACGCCGCGCCCGTGGCGGTCACGGACCGCCAGATACCGGTCCCCGAAGCCCCGATGGGCTGGGCCTCCTGGAACGCCTTCGCCGCGAAGGTCGACTACAACGTGATCAAGCAGCAGGTCGACGCGTTCGTCGCGGCCGGGCTGCCCGAGGCCGGCTACGAGTACATCAACATCGACGAGGGCTGGTGGCAGGGCACCCGCGACAGCGCGGGCAACATCACCATCGACGAGGCCGAGTGGCCCGGCGGCATGAAGGCCATCGCCGACTACATCCACAGCAAGGGCCTGAAGGCGGGCATCTACACCGACGCCGGCAAGGACGGCTGCGGCTACTACTTCCCCACCGGCCGCCCGGCAGCGCCCGGCAGTGGCAGCGAGGGCCACTACGTCCAGGACATGACGCAGTTCTCCAAGTGGGGCTTCGACTTCGTGAAGGTCGACTGGTGCGGCGGTGACGCCGAGGGCCTCGACCCGAAGACGACCTACCAGGCGATCAGCGACGCCGTGGCCACCGCGACCGCCACCACCGGCCGCCCGCTCGCCCTCTCCCTGTGCAACTGGGGCTACTCCAACCCCTGGAACTGGGCACCGGGCATGGGCCCGATGTGGCGGACGAACACGGACATCTTCTACCACGGCCAGTCCCTGACGTACGCGAACATGCTGACGAACTACGACCGGAACGTGCACCCCACGGCCCAGCACACCGGCTACGTCAACGACCCCGACATGCTGCTGATCGGCATGGGGCTCACCGCCGGCCAGGACCGCACCCACATGAACCTGTGGGCGGTCTCCGGCGCCCCGCTGCTCGCCGGCAACGACCTCACCACCATGACCACCGAGACGGTGAACACCCTCAAGAACTCCGAGGTCATCGCCGTCGACCAGGACCCCCGCGGCCTCCAGGGCGTCAAGGTCGCCGAGGACACCACCGGCCTCCAGGTGTACGGCAAGGTCCTCTCCGGCTCCGGCAACCGCGCGGTCGTCCTCCTCAACCGCACCTCCACCACGCAGAACATGACGATCCGCTGGTCCGACCTGGGCCTGACGAACGCCTCCGCGACCGTCCGTGACCTGTGGAGCCGGACGAACGTCGGTACGCCCGGCACGAGTTACACCACCAGCGTTCCGGCGGGCTCCTCCATGATGCTCACGGTCAAGGGCGGCACCGAGCAGTCGGCGAGCTCGTACACCGGCACGTCGAGCTTCTCCGGTGTGGTCGCCGGGAACACCGGCCTGAAGACGGTCGACGTCTCCTACACCAACAACACGTCGACGGCCCGCGTCGGCACCCTCACCGTCAACGGCCAGACGTCGACGAAGGTCTCCTTCCCGCCGACCGGCTCGTCCCCCGGCAACATCTCCGTCGCCATGGCCCTGACGAAGGGCAGCACCAACACGATCACGTTCTCCGGCGCCCCGACCCTCGAAGGCATCGTCGTACGACCGCTGCCGGGCACCAACGGCACGCTGATCACCGGCACGGCCTCCGGCCGCTGCGCCGACATCAACGACAACACCATCACCAACGGCACCGACGCCCAGCTGTGGGCCTGCTCCGGCGGCCAGAACCAGGCCTTCACGTACACCTCCCGCAAGGAACTCGTCGTCTACGGCAACAAGTGCCTGGACGCCTGGGACCGCGGCACCTCCAACGGCACCCGCGTCGTCATCTGGGACTGCCACGGCGCCACCAACCAGCAGTGGAACGTGAACACGGACGGCACGATCGTCAACGTCAACTCCGGTCTCTGCCTGGACGCCTACAACGCGGGCACCGCCAACGGCACGAAGCTCGTCCTGTGGGCCTGCAACGGTCAGAACAACCAGAAGTGGAGCCGGACGTGA
- a CDS encoding glycoside hydrolase family 43 protein: MAATVPLAATGVMTLGAGTAHAADSAYAMVYFTESNTMLEANYGLHLAVSQDGLNWTPLNQNAPLVTPTQGAGGLRDPFLMRKQDGTFVVLATDLNGTDWNYASTYIHVWDSTDLRTFTGYRRVKLHDMTTTHSWAPEAYWDASRGQYGILYSSVNSSGHNVIMVSYTTDFVTTSNPQVFFDPGYDIIDGNLTVGVNGVNYLYYKRNQTLVGARSTTLNPGSFTPFSTAASHGGTEAPTVVKSLSSSSWYLWGDTYTPNGVFYVWQSSDIASGTWTALDQKLYTQPLNSKHCGIHPITSSEYNNLLTKWGAPAWNRLKSYNYPSRYVRHSDYVGRIDEYPFDPFTDSQWKLVPGLADSSGVSFQSVSHPTRYLRHYSYNLRLDVNDGTSTFAADATFTRVAGLADSTWSSFRSYNNPTRYIRHSNYVLRIDPISTTTEKADATFRVGY, encoded by the coding sequence ATGGCCGCGACCGTCCCCCTGGCCGCGACCGGCGTCATGACCCTCGGCGCCGGCACCGCCCACGCCGCCGACTCGGCGTACGCGATGGTCTACTTCACCGAGTCCAACACCATGCTGGAGGCCAACTACGGTCTCCACCTGGCCGTCAGCCAGGACGGCCTGAACTGGACCCCGCTGAACCAGAACGCCCCCCTGGTCACCCCGACCCAGGGCGCCGGCGGCCTGCGCGACCCGTTCCTGATGCGCAAGCAGGACGGTACGTTCGTCGTCCTGGCGACGGACCTCAATGGCACCGACTGGAACTACGCCAGCACGTACATCCACGTCTGGGACTCGACCGACCTGCGGACCTTCACCGGCTACCGGCGCGTGAAGCTGCACGACATGACCACCACCCACAGCTGGGCCCCCGAGGCCTACTGGGACGCCTCACGCGGCCAGTACGGCATCCTCTACTCCTCGGTGAACAGCAGCGGCCACAACGTCATCATGGTCAGCTACACGACCGACTTCGTCACGACGTCCAACCCCCAGGTCTTCTTCGACCCCGGCTACGACATCATCGACGGCAACCTCACGGTCGGTGTCAACGGCGTCAACTACCTCTACTACAAGAGGAACCAGACCCTGGTGGGCGCCCGCTCGACGACCCTCAACCCGGGCAGCTTCACCCCGTTCAGCACGGCGGCCTCCCACGGCGGCACGGAGGCCCCGACGGTGGTGAAGTCCCTGTCCTCCAGCTCCTGGTACCTCTGGGGAGACACCTACACCCCCAACGGCGTCTTCTACGTCTGGCAGTCCAGCGACATCGCCTCCGGCACCTGGACGGCCCTGGACCAGAAGCTCTACACCCAGCCGCTCAACTCCAAGCACTGCGGCATCCACCCGATCACGTCGAGCGAGTACAACAACCTGCTGACCAAGTGGGGCGCGCCGGCGTGGAACCGCCTCAAGTCCTACAACTACCCGTCCCGCTACGTCCGCCACAGCGACTACGTGGGCCGCATAGACGAGTACCCCTTCGACCCGTTCACGGACTCCCAGTGGAAACTGGTCCCGGGCCTGGCGGACTCCTCCGGGGTCTCCTTCCAGTCGGTCAGCCACCCCACCCGCTACCTCCGCCACTACAGCTACAACCTCCGCCTCGACGTGAACGACGGCACATCGACCTTCGCCGCCGACGCCACGTTCACCCGCGTCGCCGGCCTCGCGGACTCGACGTGGTCCTCCTTCCGCTCGTACAACAACCCGACCCGCTACATCCGCCACAGCAACTACGTGCTCCGCATCGACCCGATCTCGACGACGACGGAGAAGGCGGACGCGACGTTCCGGGTCGGCTACTGA
- a CDS encoding ATP-binding protein: MRRFIGRDPELNVLRNAFQAVHEAVGSAKPGQCILMRGRRRVGKSSLVEEFLRRTGAPNLFFTAAGGTAEDELTELLDTVARSTLPEKELFSEETPGQWNAAFRLLAEILPDDSPSVVVIDEVPYLMDRIDAFEGMLQRAWDRLLSRKPVLLLLVGSDLSMMEALNSYDRPFHQRGREMVVGPLNPADIGEMLGLPPAATFDAALITGGLPLICAEWRAGADVWEFLRDSLNNPISALLVSAERSLAAEFPPQAMSREVLRAIGSGERTFTNIARAAGGISHTTLTRATDVLTEKRVVAAELPLSPRPSKERRYRVADPYLRFWLAFLDPHMAEIERMRGDLTLSRIKERWTSWRGRAIEPLVRESLARLLPDGHLPAAPAIGAYWTRSNDVEIDLVGADRQPVAKQLLFLGSVKWLENSAFDTHDLAALQKHRASLTDEPVPLVAVSRNGTSCSGLDAAYGPEALLGAWRRR; encoded by the coding sequence ATGCGACGATTCATCGGGCGAGACCCGGAGCTGAACGTGCTCCGCAACGCCTTCCAAGCGGTTCACGAGGCCGTCGGGTCGGCGAAGCCAGGTCAATGCATCCTCATGCGGGGCAGGCGACGGGTCGGCAAGTCCAGCCTTGTCGAGGAGTTCCTCCGGCGCACCGGGGCGCCGAACCTCTTCTTCACCGCGGCGGGCGGCACGGCGGAGGACGAACTGACAGAGCTGCTCGACACCGTCGCGAGATCCACCCTGCCGGAGAAAGAACTGTTCTCGGAGGAGACCCCGGGACAGTGGAACGCGGCGTTCAGGCTGCTCGCCGAGATCCTGCCCGACGACAGCCCGAGCGTGGTCGTCATCGACGAGGTTCCGTACCTCATGGACCGCATCGACGCCTTCGAGGGCATGCTCCAGCGGGCATGGGACCGCCTCCTCAGCCGCAAACCCGTGCTCCTGCTCCTCGTCGGATCCGACCTGTCGATGATGGAGGCACTGAACAGCTACGACCGCCCCTTCCACCAGCGAGGCCGGGAAATGGTGGTGGGGCCGCTGAACCCGGCCGACATCGGCGAGATGCTCGGCCTTCCGCCGGCGGCCACCTTCGACGCCGCCCTGATCACGGGCGGTCTTCCGCTGATCTGCGCGGAGTGGCGAGCCGGGGCGGACGTCTGGGAGTTCCTCCGCGACTCCCTGAACAACCCGATCTCGGCACTGCTGGTCTCCGCCGAGCGCTCACTGGCCGCGGAGTTTCCCCCGCAGGCCATGAGCAGGGAAGTCCTGCGGGCCATCGGAAGCGGGGAGCGGACCTTCACCAACATCGCGCGCGCCGCCGGCGGAATCTCCCACACCACTCTCACCCGTGCCACGGACGTCCTGACCGAGAAGCGGGTGGTGGCGGCCGAGCTACCCCTCTCCCCGCGTCCGTCGAAGGAACGCCGCTACCGAGTGGCCGACCCCTACCTGCGCTTCTGGCTCGCGTTTCTGGATCCGCACATGGCGGAGATCGAGCGGATGCGGGGAGATCTCACACTGAGCCGGATCAAGGAGCGGTGGACGAGCTGGCGTGGCCGCGCGATCGAGCCTCTGGTCCGGGAATCCCTCGCCCGCCTCCTGCCGGACGGGCACCTGCCCGCCGCCCCGGCGATCGGCGCGTACTGGACCCGCAGCAACGACGTCGAGATCGACCTGGTGGGCGCCGACCGGCAGCCGGTGGCCAAGCAGCTGCTCTTCCTCGGCTCGGTCAAATGGCTGGAGAACTCCGCGTTCGACACCCACGACCTGGCCGCACTGCAGAAGCACCGGGCCTCGCTCACCGACGAGCCCGTCCCCCTGGTGGCGGTCTCCCGCAACGGGACCAGCTGCTCCGGCCTCGATGCGGCGTACGGCCCCGAGGCACTGCTCGGCGCCTGGCGCCGGAGGTAG
- a CDS encoding DUF6174 domain-containing protein — MPTPATVRVRHRALTAAAMAGTLLSVLSACGEESTTAKGSAPAWKEPSAYRYTLDSGEGERALIGTFEVTVRDGKAVKTVGLDESGRRVVDQKLIEVPTIAGLLKQAKTAREEGADVVDIEYAKDGRPTSISIDWDENAIDDEEGYTLGDYEALG; from the coding sequence ATGCCGACGCCCGCCACCGTACGAGTCCGTCACCGTGCCCTGACCGCCGCCGCGATGGCCGGGACGTTGCTGTCGGTGCTTTCCGCGTGCGGGGAGGAGTCGACCACAGCGAAGGGGTCGGCGCCCGCTTGGAAGGAGCCCTCCGCGTACCGCTACACCCTGGATTCGGGTGAGGGTGAACGGGCGCTGATCGGGACGTTCGAGGTGACGGTCCGGGACGGGAAGGCCGTGAAGACCGTCGGGCTCGATGAGAGCGGCCGACGGGTGGTGGACCAGAAGCTGATCGAAGTGCCCACCATCGCCGGGTTGTTGAAGCAGGCGAAGACGGCACGGGAAGAGGGCGCCGACGTCGTGGACATCGAGTACGCGAAGGACGGCCGTCCGACCAGCATCTCCATCGACTGGGACGAGAACGCCATCGACGACGAGGAGGGGTACACCCTCGGCGACTACGAGGCGCTCGGCTGA
- a CDS encoding HNH endonuclease family protein, with translation MARTELATLAVETPHSLEGYSREKFEHWIEDHWPRTRQVVLIRDGKHVGVQSKAQTASKNWHSPYDDRILTMPSEVHVDHVVPLANAWRSGADEWSAARRSKFANDLSTTQLIAVSVVANRAKGDQSPDQWVPPNTAFHCVYGRAWTHVKFTYGLSVTQKEKDALISILDTCH, from the coding sequence GTGGCTCGCACAGAGCTCGCGACCCTCGCCGTGGAGACTCCGCACTCGCTGGAGGGGTACAGCAGGGAGAAGTTCGAGCACTGGATCGAGGACCATTGGCCCCGAACACGCCAGGTGGTCCTGATCCGTGACGGCAAGCACGTCGGCGTTCAGTCAAAGGCCCAGACCGCATCGAAGAACTGGCACAGCCCCTACGACGACCGCATCCTCACGATGCCGTCGGAGGTCCACGTGGATCACGTCGTACCACTGGCCAACGCATGGCGGTCCGGGGCGGACGAGTGGAGCGCCGCCCGGCGCAGCAAGTTCGCCAACGACCTGTCCACCACGCAACTCATCGCCGTCTCGGTCGTGGCCAACAGGGCGAAGGGCGACCAGTCGCCCGACCAGTGGGTGCCCCCGAACACGGCCTTCCACTGCGTGTACGGCAGGGCCTGGACCCATGTGAAGTTCACCTATGGGCTCTCGGTCACCCAGAAGGAGAAGGACGCGCTGATCTCCATTCTGGACACATGCCACTGA
- a CDS encoding GNAT family N-acetyltransferase: MDTQKVTLRKMTPSEYDAATEHREAETVRELGKFMPEELARVRAHQGTARFLPDGLATTSHHLVVAENGSGEVVGNAWIGPDPRQAADTASSAWLYDINVFPAFRRRGHGSAILSAAEELVAREGWTSLGLNVFGDNEAAIALYRRNGYDVESMSLRKSVQQAPDINS, translated from the coding sequence ATGGACACGCAGAAGGTGACCTTACGGAAGATGACGCCGTCGGAGTACGACGCGGCGACTGAGCATCGCGAAGCCGAGACCGTCCGAGAACTCGGCAAATTCATGCCCGAGGAGCTGGCGCGGGTGCGGGCTCATCAGGGCACAGCGCGGTTCCTCCCCGACGGGCTCGCCACGACTAGTCACCATCTCGTGGTCGCGGAGAACGGATCAGGCGAAGTCGTGGGGAACGCGTGGATCGGCCCGGATCCGCGCCAGGCTGCGGACACTGCCAGCTCAGCTTGGCTGTACGACATCAACGTCTTCCCCGCGTTTCGGCGCCGCGGACACGGGTCCGCCATCCTCTCCGCCGCCGAAGAACTCGTTGCCCGCGAGGGCTGGACATCCCTCGGTTTGAATGTCTTCGGAGACAATGAGGCGGCCATTGCCCTGTATCGCCGCAACGGCTACGACGTGGAATCCATGTCCCTGCGTAAGAGCGTGCAGCAGGCTCCTGACATCAACAGCTGA